Part of the Rhizobium tropici CIAT 899 genome, GTCGGTCACACCCTCGAAACGGGTGAAACCCGAAAGCTTGTGGAAGAAATCATCGTTGGACGGCTCGGCCATGATATCCCCCTTCTGTGAGCACCGCGACAATCTATCCCTACAGCAAATGCGTCGAAAAGCCAGCGGGTGGTCGACGCCGCGATGCCCGCCATGCTAGGCCACGGCGGAAGAGGCATAGAACGCCAAGGATATTTCAAATACGATGAGCCGCCTGGATAGTTTCATTCGCCGCCTCAGTGCGCAGCGCGACATTCTCAACGCCGTTGCCGATGAGGTGAAAACGCTCGACGGCCCGGTGCTGGAGCTTGGCCTCGGCAACGGCCGCACCTTCGATCATCTGCGCGAACTCTTCCCCGATCATCGCATCGTCGCATTCGACCGGACGGTCAATGCCTATGGTCCTTCCATGCCGTCGGCCGAAAACCTTGTTCTCGGTGAGATCAAGGACACGGCGAGAACTTTCATTGGCGCCAACGCGTCGCTCGCCCATGCCGATATCGGCACCGGCTATGAAGACAAGGATGCGATAACATTGACCTGGCTGCCGGAAATCATGGCTGGCGTGCTGGCATCAGGCGGGCTTGCGGTCAGCGGCCTTCCCCTCGACCATCCGGATCTCGCTGTGCTGCCGCTGCCCTCGAGCGTCAAGGACGGGCGCTATTTCATCTATCGGCGCAGATAGGATCAGCGCAGAAACAGGACGTCGAACTGTTCGCCCGCCACCGGCAGTTCGACCACCTTCATG contains:
- a CDS encoding class I SAM-dependent methyltransferase encodes the protein MSRLDSFIRRLSAQRDILNAVADEVKTLDGPVLELGLGNGRTFDHLRELFPDHRIVAFDRTVNAYGPSMPSAENLVLGEIKDTARTFIGANASLAHADIGTGYEDKDAITLTWLPEIMAGVLASGGLAVSGLPLDHPDLAVLPLPSSVKDGRYFIYRRR